A genomic stretch from Mus pahari chromosome 6, PAHARI_EIJ_v1.1, whole genome shotgun sequence includes:
- the Mtfr1l gene encoding mitochondrial fission regulator 1-like, with protein sequence MQRNASVPNLRGSEERLLALKKPALPALSRTTELQDELSHLRSQIAKIVAADAASASLTPDFFSPGSSNVSSPLPCFGSSLHSTTSFVISDITEETEVEVPELPTVPLLCSASPECCKPEHKTTCSSSEEDDCISLSKASSFADMMGILKDFHRIKQSQDLSRSLLKEEDPAVLISEVLRRKFALKEEDISRKGN encoded by the exons ATGCAGCGTAATGCCTCAGTGCCCAATCTGCGTGGGTCTGAGGAGAGGCTCCTGGCCCTGAAGAAGCCAGCCCTGCCTGCCCTAAGCCGCACCACTGAGCTGCAGGATGAACTAAGCCACCTCCGCAGCCAGATTGCTAAAATTGTGGCAGCAGATGCAG cttcgGCTTCATTAACGCCAGATTTCTTCTCTCCCGGAAGCTCAAATGTCTCTTCCCCTTTGCCTTGCTTTGGATCCTCACTCCACTCTACAACTTCCTTTGTCATTAGTGACATCACTGAGGAGACCGAGGTCGAGGTCCCTGAGCTTCCAACAGTCCCCCTGCTTTGTTCTGCCAGCCCTGAATGTTGCAAACCAGAACACAAAACTACCTGCAGCTCGTCTGAAGAGGATGACTGCATCTCTCTGTCCAAGGCTAGCAGCTTTGCAGATATGATGGGCATCCTGAAGGATTTTCACCGGATAAAACAGAGCCAAGACCT GAGCCGGAGTTTACTGAAGGAAGAAGACCCTGCTGTCCTTATCTCTGAGGTCCTCAGGAGGAAGTTTGCCCTGAAGGAAGAAGACATCAGTAGAAAAGGAAACTGA
- the Selenon gene encoding selenoprotein N — translation MGQARPAARGPHSPDPGAQPAPPRRRARALALLGALLAAAAAVAAARACALLADAQAAARQESALKVLGTDGLFLFSSLDTDQDMYISPEEFKPIAEKLTGSVPVASYEEEELPHDPSEETLTIEARFQPLLTETMTKSKDGFLGVSRLALSGLRNWTTAASPSAVFAAHHFRPFLPPPGQELGQPWWIIPGELSVFTGYLSNNRFYPPPPKGKEVIIHRLLSMFHPRPFVKTRFAPQGTVACLTAISDSYYTVMFRIHAEFQLSEPPDFPFWFSPGQFTGHIILSKDATHIRDFRLFVPNHRSLNVDMEWLYGASETSNMEVDIGYIPQMELEAVGPSVPSVILDEDGNMIDSRLPSGEPLQFVFEEIKWHQELSWEEAARRLEVAMYPFKKVNYLPFTEAFDRAKAEKKLVHSILLWGALDDQSCUGSGRTLRETVLESPPILTLLNKSFISTWSLVKELEDLQTQQENPLHRQRAGLHLEKYSFPVEMMICLPNGTVVHHINANYFLDITSMKPEDLENNNVFSFSSSFEDPSTATYMQFLKEGLRRGLPLLQP, via the exons ATGGGCCAGGCCCGCCCCGCCGCGCGCGGCCCGCACAGCCCGGACCCCGGCGCGCAGCCCGCGCCTCCCCGCCGCCGCGCCCGCGCCCTGGCGCTGCTCGGAGCCCTGCTGGCCGCTGCCGCCGCCGTCGCCGCTGCCCGGGCCTGCGCGCTCCTCGCCGACGCCCAGGCGGCCGCGCGACAG GAATCTGCATTGAAGGTCCTGGGGACAGatggcctctttcttttttcctcgcTGGACACTGACCAGGATATGTACATCAGTCCGGAGGAATTCAAACCCATTGCGGAGAAACTGACAG GGTCAGTTCCTGTGGCCAGCTACGAGGAGGAGGAACTGCCCCATGACCCGAGCGAGGAGACTCTTACCATAGAAGCCCGATTCCAGCCTCTGCTCACggagaccatgaccaaaagcaaagaTGGCTTCCTAGGG gtctcccgCCTTGCTCTGTCCGGCCTCCGCAACTGGACCACAGCGGCCTCACCGAGCGCAGTGTTTGCTGCCCACCATTTCCggcccttcctgcctcctccaggtCAGGAGCTGGGCCAGCCCTGGTGGATTATCCCCGGGGAGCTGAGCGTCTTCACGGGCTATTTGTCCAACAACCGCTTCTACCCACCACCGCCCAAAGGCAAGGAG GTCATCATCCATCGCCTACTGAGCATGTTCCACCCACGCCCCTTCGTGAAGACCCGCTTTGCCCCTCAGGGCACCGTGGCCTGCCTGACTGCCATCAGCGATTCCTACTACACCGTGATGTTCCG GATCCACGCGGAGTTCCAGCTCAGTGAACCTCCTGACTTCCCCTTCTGGTTCTCGCCCGGCCAGTTCACCGGCCATATTATCTTATCCAAAGATGCTACACACATCCGTGACTTCAGGCTGTTCGTGCCTAATCACAG GTCCCTGAATGTGGACATGGAGTGGCTGTACGGGGCCAGTGAGACCAGCAACATGGAGGTGGACATTGGCTACATCCCCCAG ATGGAGCTGGAGGCTGTGGGCCCCTCGGTGCCCTCTGTGATCCTGGATGAGGACGGTAACATGATTGACAGCCGCCTGCCCTCAGGAGAACCCCTTCAATTTGTGTTTGAGGAGATTAAGTGGCATCAGGAGCTGAGCTGGGAAGAGGCTGCCAGGCGCCTGGAGGTGGCCATGTATCCTTTCAAGAAG GTCAATTACCTGCCGTTCACAGAGGCCTTTGACCGAGCCAAGGCTGAGAAGAAACTTGTCCATTCCATCTTGCTGTGGGGGGCCCTGGACGACCAGTCCTGCTGAG GTTCTGGGCGGACTCTCCGGGAGACTGTCCTGGAAAGCCCGCCCATCCTCACTCTCCTCAACAAGAGCTTCATCAGTACCTGGTCCCTGGTAAAGGAGCTGGAAGACCTGCAG ACCCAGCAGGAGAACCCACTCCACAGGCAGCGGGCAGGCCTGCACTTGGAGAAGTACAGCTTTCCTGTGGAGATGATGATCTGTCTGCCCAACGGCACCGTG GTCCACCACATCAACGCCAACTACTTCCTGGACATCACCTCCATGAAGCCTGAAGACCTGGAGAATAACAACGTCTTCAGCTTCTCATCCAGCTTTGAGGACCCGTCCACAGCTACCTACATGCAGTTCCTGAAGGAAGGACTCCGCCGGGGCCTGCCCCTCCTCCAGCCCTAG